The sequence tgtggtgagaagacacacacaacagaagattgtgacagtgactttaaaaaatgcactaactgctctggcgaccattcatcttcgtcaaaacagtgtccaatatggaaagagcaaatggcgattaacaaaataaagttcacccaaaatatctctttttctgaggcaaagaaactggtgaagagatctgaccttctagaaagttatgctacagtagcaaaatcatcatctgaatccaactctaaaataacaaaatcatccacaggatgccaaactaccttgacttgggtcagttccgactccccacaggttttataccctgctatatcatcccagactgaggaatcacttcctactacatcaaagtcctctgatcataagtcatcttcacagtcacgctctgagtctcattcaacagctgatagacaacaaattgttaaaactaaacccaaacctaagtctgatgcttcaaaacaacaaagtggcagagctcctaaggggtcacaaaataaaattcaattgtttaataaatatgggtctcttgaagatatgaaCGTttgtgaaaacgtccattctagggcacatagcttgtcgccctccaaaagagtgcggggtagatctaaaaaaatccccccaaaagatagtttattccaataatattgtacaatggaactgcagaggtttgaggactaatttacatgaattacagctattagtccaagatttcacaccttcagcgttatgtctccaagagacatatttaaaacaaacagatgcatttgaccttcgtcattttaatgcatatcattgtttttcacctctgggtgatagggccactggcggatcatccattctagtcaaacaaaacgttattcaaagccctgtttcacttaatactaatatacaggctgttgcagtgagaattattttacatgtagcgtttacgctatgctctctttatatttcaccatcttcggcttttgccaaaaccgatcttcaagctctatatgatcagctcccgaagccctgtattataatgggagatttaaatggccacaacccactctggggtagtgtaaatacaaacactagaggtaaattgttggaggacttttgttctgacaataatttatgtatttataatgatggttccaacacatatttacaccctggtacagggacttattctgctctcgacttgtcacttacaaattcagaactattaaatgaattcgaatggtcagtccacgatgacctctgtggaagtgaccattttcctactatattaaaagctgtaactccatctgatgttcctccatcatcaaggcggaattttacaaaggctaactggactttataagaaacactgtgtgctgaaaaacttaaacccgaacttttttattgacgttcctgatgctattaaatgttttactgatgaactgaattccatagctgatgagtgtataccaaattcctctgtagttccacacataagaaaaccatggttcaacgatgagtgcaaacaagctaggaaggcaaggaaaaaggcagaacattatttccgtcgccatcctatggtacataatttaaataaatttaaaattttaaatgctaaagcgcggcgtacttttaaacaaaacaaacgccaatcttggcaaaattatgtgtccaaaatcaattctcggacacccatgtccaaggtatggaacatggtccagaaaatcaaaggtaaaggtactaaatctactgtccatcatctcaaacatggagatcaattgcttactgataaatcagatattgctaataaactaggtgaaacccttgctaaacactcttcctcttcaaattatgtaccaaaattccagcaatatcaaaaacaagaagaaaagaaaactattaatttcaattctgataatggggaagattataatgaaacgttttctattcatgaactccatactgcccttgatcaagctcatgacactgctactggagctgataacatacattatcaactcctgaagcacttaccagaatcctgcctagaaactcttctcaatattttttatgatatttggacatcgggtaactttcctccctcatggcgtgacgccatagtagtacccatacctaaacctggacgtgatcatacggatccatccaattatcgtccgatttcattaactagctgtgtttgcaagaccatggaacgcatgataaataatcgactagtttggtacttggaaacaaataaccttataactgatatccaatgtggtttccggaaaaacagaagtactgtcgatcacttagtgcgtttagaatcatttgttaaaaatgcactaattaataaacaacatgctgtgtctatcctttttgatctagaaaaagcatatgacacaacctggaaatatggtattttaagagacctacatgactacggcttgcgaggtcgtttacctcaatttatagcaatttttttaaaggacagacagtttcaagttcgagtgggttctaccctgtctgatcattacaatcaggatcagggtgttccacaaggcagtattttgtctgtcacactttttagcataaagataaacactttatcaaaagttttaaacgattcaattgatggatcgttatttgtggatgatttgaatatttcttgtcgtgggaaaaatatgcatactattgaacgacaactgcagttgtgtttaaacaaaataaataaatggtgtcttgaaaacggctttaaattttctaaatccaaaactaactgtatacatttttccAGAAAATATAAACTACATAAGGACCCTGATCTATCTCTAGatgacactcccatcaaagttgtaaaggaggccaagttcttgggcctaatctttgactcccatttaacatttctgcctcatatcaagtcccttaaaactaaatgcttgaaggctcttgacttgttgaaagttgtttccaactcaaagtggggaggggatcaagcaaccctcttacacctgtatcgatcactcatacgttcgaaactcgattatggttccatcgtatatggtggagcctgcaacagcaaccttaaacttcttgattctgtccaccatcaaggcttaagactttgccttgggtctttcagaacttcacctattgatagtctctacgttgaggccgatgaaccatctcttactcaacgtcgtataaaattgtctttacaatacattactaaattatattctaatgaatctaaccctacctttaactgtgtgttcaatcccctttatgaggatttgaagaggttattttgcgacgatgtcgtgttggccacactagatacactcatacgtacctgttaaaaggtgaagatcctccattttgtatcccttgtgatgagagagtcacggtcaagcatattctgcttgactgtgttgaattctccatcacaagggataagtattttacagttaaaacaattaaggatctttttaccagcgttaattctcatttaattataggttttttaaaagaaattgattttttggttgaattttgaataatgtgtttctgtaaatagatgtattttaatgactggtagtttgaattagtaacttgaattgttggtggctgtaccctcaaagggggttgaagtattgtaaaattattgtcctcctgagagggtacgtaagtccacaaacatacaaagtaaattctaaatttccacgtttttaatggtagtataagtgtatttttattgtatggctagatttccgaaattgctgacggctgaggggatgatgtaaacccagctagggtccatgcaggtagcaaaagtactgtaagtccccatggtccctagtatggtgatctaccatcagttgctggcaatctatagcccggttttatattgtattgtcctctatagataaattgttttaggcatagctactagttttacattcatttctgtgatgttctagttttttactgtccttcgtcgactgattgttataatactcatatattccattttaatgttccgttcccgtcacgatatggctgaaatattgccgatgtgacattaaattttaactcactcactcactcacaggtgtTAGATGTACACAGTATCACACATGTTGAAAGCAAACACAATGTCACAGGTGTTAGATGTACACAGAATCACACATGTTGAAGCAAAGGCAGTGTCACACGTGGAAATCATACACAGCGTGTGAGAATGGTATGCAGTATCACACATGTAAGATGTTTACTCAATATTTCATATACTAGATGTATGCACGGTATTAAGACAGCTTTGTTTGTgagttttgtttaacgccgcactcagcaatattccagctatatggccatgGTCTGTAAAAATTCgagccttgaccagacaatctagtgaccaatagcacgagcatcggtctgcacaagtgggaacctatgacatgtggcaaccaagtcagcgagtctgaccactcgatcttacgacaagcagaatccccttttatggcaaacatgggttgctgaaggcctattctatcccggaccttcactggcCACTTTGTGTCGAGTGAGccttgaaacaagaaaggaaAGAATGAGTTCGTTGTGCTCCTTCTGCGATAGGACTACTTATCTACACTGGGACATTATTGAAAAGTAAGCCCGCTTCCCACGGGAAATCCCTAAGAGAAGAGGGCTTACTTTTCAATAATAATATACACTTTAAACAtaattcaatattgtgtattacCGACAAAATGGGGTGAGGCTCGCAGCCGACGCCTGGCCTTGCACGCGCAGCGTACGTGCTTCGTACACAGTAACCGTACCCTGCAGACGTTCTGTCTGCACTACCTGTGTTGCGAGAAACAATCTCATTCTGCACAACGATCCTTCgtagtctagtggataaacATGCCAGCCCAATAAGTGACGGGGCACGGGTTCGAATCCGAATGTCAGAACAACATGTTGAAAATTATCAATAATGCCATGTTTTACGATCATATTGAGTGATGTGAAGACAAAGTCGTATCAATCTTCAAAACGAGTAATAAGACAAAATTCTAGAGCAGAGGGACATTATTAAGATACTGCACGGGTCAGAGGgacattattaagataatgcTTTGGTCAGAGGGACATTATTAAGATATTGCACGGGTCAGAGGgacattattaagataatgcTTTGGTCAGAGGGACATTATTAAGATAGTGCTTTGGTCAGAGGgacattattaagataatgcacgggtcagagggacattattaagataatgcTTTGGTCAGAGGGGCATTATTAAGATAATGCTTTGGTCAGGGGGACATTATTAAGATACTGCACGGGTCAGAGGGACCATGTGTAGACAACTGCCTGAAGAAGCGAGATTCCAAGGACAATAGAATGACGTCACTGGAAGTTAATAACGAGAAGCAAGACCGATGCCGACACGGCTCACTAATTTCATCCATGATTAAATAGTTCAAGGTGGGCGTGGATGCGTTTGCTAATTGACTGCCGCTGTGCTTGCCAAGTTAGTACAAGATACACTATGCGCAGGGACTTGCTCCTATACGGATTTCCTTTGTTAAGaacaatttttgaaaaatatagaaatatatcaGGAAATATAAGCACTGTAATAATACCCCTGGGCGTCGTGGAGCTTTGGTCCTCAAAAGCTATTACAAATACAAAGAAAGGGTTACAAATACCGAGGGTGTACAATGAGATTCAAAGAAATGCACAAGAGAGCCCTTGACGAAAAAAATACGATGTACATTAGGTTGGCAGTCTGAAAATATGAGAGTACAAggattaaaatacaattatttgATCTGAAATACAAATGCATACTGCAGCATAAGGCATCAGGGACAATTTAAAATGATGGACAGGTGAAAAGGAAACTGAAAACATGAAGAGATACATAGCAGGTAATGGAAGCAGGTTGAATGAGGGATGTTTCAGCGTTCCCTAAATATTTGCCATCTAAAAGACATTTAAAACATGCCATTTGATTCccaaccacccccacccccccaccccccctaATGGACTATTAAAATATATGCGTTAAAGGGGTGCTAAAAGAGGTTGTGTCATTTGCGGGCGATAGGAGACCGAGACTGTGGGAAGGTTGTGTGAACGGTCGGTTAGTTTATTGGTGACATGGAAATCAGGACAGGGAAATGTGAATGGGAAAGAAAGGTCCTGAAAGTTATGATTTACTATTATAGAAGAGGGGTGGATGTGTTTGTAGGAGGGACACAGTGTATGTGGACAGAATGGAGTAGTGAcacagtcaggaccagaaaTGAGTTCAAGGAGTAAATTGTTGTTGTGTCGAGTCCAAGATTAGAATTGCTGGCAAAAAGACAGTGAGGTCAGGAAGCACAGGTAGGGAAGGGATAGTGACTCCCCATGATGGACCTCAGACAAAACAAGAACCAAGGGACATTTCAGATCGGATCACAATCATGCAGGAACGTTGTGGCCGCAACATTTCACAACGTAGCACTTATAAAACACAAGACAAAGTGATTACCTGTAAAGGTTGGTCAGAGCTCATCTATCCTGACCAAAGTTGACATATTGTCCGAAGGCATACCATGGAATATCACGACCTGTGATTTTGCAAAACATCTGTGTTTCCGTTTTCGTCTGTGCCCGATCTGGTTCTGTAAGAGTGGTAATTACTTATCAGTTCAGGACCAATTTTCGAGGCTGGCTCCCAGGTATGCTGTGGGTAGCCTTCCCATTCAATTAGGTTTCTCCTGATCGCCTTCTGGTTTTCTGAATGCCTTTTACAGCATACAGTTGATCGTCTTCTAGGGAAGATGATGAGTAGGTGTTGTCTGGTGCATTATCAGGTGAAACGGCCAGTTTTGACatggtggggggtggggtgtcaGTCATTAGAACCTGATTTCCAACAGAATAGGAAGGTTCCTTGGCTCCGAAGTCCAGGAGAGCCTTGTAATGTGACGTGTTAGCACTTGTAGTAGAAGAAGGAGTGTCAGAATCAGAAGTGTCAGGCAGGTCAAGGACAGATGTAGGGTCAATCTCTGAGACAACAATggcaggttttgaaaatagtgTGACATGCCTGTCACCTGCATTATATAATCTTGTGCAAGCTGACACAGGATTGTTTGTAATGAGACATTTGGCATCTTGGAGTTTCATGTCATTTCATGTTAGAATTTGTTCCAGGAGAAAaaaactgactttgttgacagtcAGAAATTTTGAGAAATTGGAATGTCAGCTTGAGGGTGTAGAGGAAGAACAAAGGATTTGGGTGGTCTCACACGACCTCCACTGATTGATGCCAGAGACAGACACAAGACCTCTATGTATGTGTTAGCACTTTGACGGCAGGTCGGTGGTGACTTTGTTGGACTCAAGTCAGTGCCTAAGATGGGAGTGTGGTGTGGGGTATGGAAACATATGGAGACATAGATGTAACCTATGTTGATGTCAACAGAAATAGAACCTTGAACAGGGTGTTTTTCACCTTCTATGCCAATGATTTCATTAAGGTCGGGGATGACTTAGGAACAACAGGACCAAAATGAAAGGGTTTAATACCTACCTTGTGTAAGTACCTCATGCTGACACAGCTAACTGAAGCACGTGTTCCAACAAGAGCTGGGCTTCTGACTTGTTTACCTTAGGATGAACATTGTTTTTTGTCAAGGGTGCCACAAGTGGTACAAAAGCTGACTCTTAACTGATGCCAGAATGCTGTGATTCAGGTGTCCATATCTTTTCTGCCTGGTTACATTGAGCATAAgatgcacacatacaaactTTAGCATAGTAACCTATGAGACTACAATAGGTGCACATTGTTTTCCTACGAGGGCAATTGTGACAGAACCAAAAAAACATCCGCGACATCTGCTTTGAAGATGCTGTGGAGTCCAAAGTCGGCTGCTGGGTGGTCCTTGTGGCTGCGCTCAGCCATATTGTTGATGAAGTGGAGCTAGATACTGCTTGGGTGCTTGGTGATACTGCTATGGGGATGGCTGTGGTGGTGATGAGTGGTAGTCCTGCTgctgtggtgatggtggttggtacTCCTACTGCTGTGGTGATGGTTGGTACTGCTGCCTTggtgctcatgacgttgatGATTGGCACTCCTGCTgctgtggtgatggtgatggttggTACTCCTGCTGCTGTGGTGATGATGGTTGGTACTCCTGCTGCTGTGGTGATGATTGGTACTCCTGTTGCTGTGgtaatggtgatggtgatggttggTAGTCCTGCTGCTGTGGTGATGGGAATGATTGGTACTCCTGCTGCTGTGGTGATGATGGTTGGTACTTCTGCTGCTGTGgtaatggtgatggtgatggttggTACTCCTGCTGCTGTGGGGATGGTGATGATTGGTACTTCTGCTGCTGTGGTGATGATGGTTGGTATTCCTGCTgctgtggtgatggtgatgattggTACTCCTACTGCTGTGGGGACGGTGATGATTGGTACTCCTACTGCTGTGGTGATGATGGTTGGTACTCCTGCTGCTGTGGGGATGGTGATAATGGGTACTCCTGCTGCTGTGGTGATGATGGTTGGTACTCCTGCTGCTGTGGGGATGGTGATGATTGGTACTCCTACTGCTGTGGGGACGGTGATGATTGGTACTTCTGCTgctgtggtgatggtgatgattcgTACTCCTGCTgctgtggtgatggtgatgggtggtACTCCTGCTGCTTTGGTGATGGCTGGTACTCTTGCTgctgtggtgatggtgatgggtggtACTTCTGCTgctgtggtgatggtggtggtgatgattcgTACTCCTGCTGCTGTGGGGATGGTGATGGTTGGTACTCCTGCTgctgtggtgatggtgatggttggTACTCCTGCTgctgtggtgatggtgatggctgGTACTCCTGCTgctgtggtgatggtggttgtgatggttggTACTCCTGCTGccgtggtgatggtgatggttggTACTCTTGCTGTTGTGGCGATGGTAGTTGGTATTGCTGCTGTGGTGATTGGGAGGGTGTCTGTTGCCTGTGGTGATATTCCCAGGGTTTtcgctgctgaagaccagtttaaGGAAATGCTGACTGCACAGCACAGGCCACATTTGTTGTGATCAGCACGGCCACCATGTTTGTTAATCAACATGTCCACCAACGACTGTGCAGCTACCTGTGCCTGGTAACGAACCTCGTCAAGGGTTGTTGGCACTTCGTGTACACCCACTAGTTAATCTGTGGGAGTAGCCCATTGATTGCAGTAGCTACTATCACAGAGTGTGGCAATGTCGAATGCAGCATGGATGATTGAACCCTGATGGTGTAGTCTTCTGTGGTTTCTGTGTCATGTGTAGAAGGCCCTCATCAAACGAACGCAGAAAACGTTTGAAGGCCACCGTCAGTGACTGCATGTAACGCTGTGTGGTTTCAGGCAGGGAGAGAAACCCTTCTTTGTGCCGCCATCCAAGTAGAATGGCAGGATTCTACAGGATATGTAGTCTGAATGTCTCATGGGCGATGTTAAAGTAGGCAGGATCTCTCAGAATCCTGTTGACCGTTGGGCCTTTGTTGTTGCTAACTGCTGGGCACATTGAGACGAACTGGCATGGGACGATCATGTGATGTCTGACCTTCTCTCATACGGTGATAGAGATGATGATGGTGTCGTCACTTGATCATGACATTCACGACAGGACAAAGAGGATGGTACATGGTAAAGTTGATTTTAGATATACGACCTAGCTGGTGGTCCTGCTGCGACCTTATCTGCACTTGACCAAAGGATGTACCCGACAGGACAGACTGGTGCCGACTAGCTCACTAACTTCATCTGTGATTAATGAGTTTAAGGTTGGAGTGGACGCGTTTGTTAATtgactggtgagtgagtgagtgagggagtgagggagtgagggagtgagggagtttagttttacgccgcactcagaaatattccagctaggtctgtaaataatagtctggaccagacaatccagtgatcaacaatcgatcaacatcgatctgagcagttttgaaccgatgatatgtgtcaaccaagtcagcgagcctgaccaccgatcccgttagtcgcctcttacgacaagcatagtcgccatttttgtcaaagcatgggttgctgaaggcctattctacccgggaccttcacgggtcgtatcaTATACGAGATACACTATGCACAGCGACTTGCTCCAATACGGATTTCCTTTGTTGAGAATAATttttgataaatataaaaatgtatGAGTAAATCTGTAATAGTATCGCACGTGTGACAagtatacaatatatacatcaaTAAATCATGgatgatatattatttattgaTGTTTAATGAGCATATTGCACGGTGACTGGACAGTTTAATCAAGACTGAGTAAGTTGTATATTTCATAACAAATGTGAATGTACAACATGTGTTCTGATGAAGGGAAATGTGTTAATATGTGTTTGATAGATAGAAGtccatgaatatttgtttgacACATTATGCACTAAATAGAAGGTAATGTTACAGAAAGGCATGTTACCATGTATGTCGTGGTCTTATCTTCCTTGTTGGGGATTGTCGTGAGAGAGCACCACCTGACGCCGAGGGGCACTACAGGGCTATGCAAAAATAATCCCTCCTCTCAACGCTGCACATTAAACTTGGGACAGAAATCTCTTGGGAAATTTTCACATAAGTAAAACCTGTTAAACGTCAGTATTACATAGGCGGATCCTGAGGTGGGATGCACACCCCTCATTTGTCCTGAAAATTTATCAAATGACTATTGGAACCCGTGAAAATTGGCGAAAATGAACAGTGTACCATAACCACAACCCTCTTCTCAAAAAGATGTATCCCCCCTTCACTCAAGTTCTATAACACGAACCTGATCCCACTATCCCAGAGTacgaagaagaggaagaagaagaagaggaagaagaagacaACCGTGAAAAGGAAAAACTACAGAGCGCACGTGACAACCGATTTTAGTTATCATGATGGTGAAATAAGTGTGACATGTTTATGTGCGAAGCTGTAGTGGCGACGGTTCTATATCTCGGACACCTGACAGTGGCCATTAGTCCAACCCTGACATCGGAGAACCATGAAGGTCGTTTTATGTCTCCTCCTGGCTGTCGTCGCGGTCTCTGGTAAGTAATCAAAGTGCAGTGGGGTATGATGAggtgcctgagtgagtgagtgaggttttaggccgcttttaccattatcccagcaacatcacggtgggggatcccagaaatgggcttcatacattgtacccatgtggggaatcgaactctttAACAACGAGGGGCTTTTGGGCTGGGATGAAGTGAAGCgaggtgagagtgagagtgagagtgagagtgagagtgagagtgagagtgagggtgagggtgagggtgagggtgagagtGACTGTGAGGGTGagagtgagggtgagggtgactGTGAGGGTGAGAGTGACTGTGAGGGTGagagtgagggtgagggtgaggtgaCTGTGAGGGTGAGAGTGACTGTGAGGGTGagagtgagggtgagggtgaggtgaCTGTGAGGGTGAGAGTGACTGTGAGGGTGagagtgagggtgagggtgagggtgagggtgactgtgagggtgagagtgagagtgactgtgagggtgagggtgagggtgagggtgaggtgaCTGTGAGGGTGAGAGTGACTGTGAGGGTGagagtgagggtgagggtgagggtgagggtgactGTGAGGGTGAGAGTGACTGTGAGGGTGagagtgagggtgagggtgagggtgactGTGAGGGTGAGAGTGActgtgagggtgagggtgactgtgagagtgagggtgggggtgagggtgagggtgagggtgagagtgagggtgggagtgagggtgagggtgagggtgagggtgagggtgagggtgagggtgagagtgagggtgagggtgagggtgagggtgagagtgagggtgagggtgagagtgagggtgagggtgagggtgagagcgagggtgagagtgagagtgagggtgAGAATGGAAAACGAAGAAAATACTGAGTGAGAAGAAGGGCTTGGTAGAAAAGTAGACACGTGACAAAGTGGATACTAGTGGCTCTTGTAAATGACAAGAAGTCACCTGTGgtctcatgcttgtcgtaaaaggcaactaacggtaTCAGGTCGTCAGGCTCGTTCACTTGGTGGGCACATGACATCGTACCCAAATCGTGGTTCTCATGCCGTTAATCACTGCATTGCCTAGTCGACTCGGCTTAATCAATTACGGACCACCTTCATATTGTTATAAACTTACTAAGTGTAAATAAGCTAAAACCGCCACAGGGACACAGCGTATTCAtaattattcaaatattttctcaatGTAAAATTGTGGGTAATAAGATTTCTCGAAGTGTTGATGGCCCTGGTACCCTAACATTGTTGTAAATGACGGTCAGTTTTCTTTATTTAGCGGTAGGCGGTGGAATGGCCTTCGTTGGAACAGGGGTGGTAACTGCGGGTGGCGGGCATGAGACAAGAAAAGCATACAGCATGGCGCGAGAGATGAAAGTGTACATCGCTGAAGGAGAGGAGAGAAAGGGTTGGGCGAGGGGGAATTGTGGGACAACGGAGAAAGAGAGACGACGAAAGGGAGAATAAGGCAAAAGGGGGTGTTAGACTCGGTAGAATATGATAGTAGATGAGGTTGCGTGGTTTGTATCGCATTTGCCATTTGTATGCCGTGTAGTTTAAGCACAGGTCATCCATTTAAGCTTACAATGTTCGGGAGGAAACTCTTCTTACCGTGCCCAAATAGTGGCAAACTTCAGATGTCTTACACGCAGTAATGAAATCAacgtttgtttcatattttgtcaaTTCCAGCCGCCCCAAGTAAAATCTGTGGACCTATTTGCATGATGTACTGCCCTTTCGGCAACGTCCTCGACAGCAGCGGCTGCCCCATCTGCAAGTGTAACTGTGAGTATGAGTTAGTGAGGGACGGTAGTGTAGCCTACTGATCAAAGCGTTTGATCGTCACGCCTTTgtgacacgggttcgatttctcatatgggtacaatgtgtgaa comes from Haliotis asinina isolate JCU_RB_2024 chromosome 13, JCU_Hal_asi_v2, whole genome shotgun sequence and encodes:
- the LOC137260368 gene encoding LOW QUALITY PROTEIN: snake venom metalloprotease inhibitor 02A10-like (The sequence of the model RefSeq protein was modified relative to this genomic sequence to represent the inferred CDS: substituted 3 bases at 3 genomic stop codons), whose amino-acid sequence is MCPAVSNNKGPTVNRILRDPAYFNIAHETFRLHILQQTPSQSPQQQYQLPSPQQQEYQPSPSPRQQEYQPSQPPSPQQQEYQPSPSPQQQEYQPSPSPQQQEYQPSPSPQQQEYESSPPPSPQQQKYHPSPSPQQQEYQPSPKQQEYHPSPSPQQQEYESSPSPQQQKYQSSPSPQQXEYQSSPSPQQQEYQPSSPQQQEYPLSPSPQQQEYQPSSPQQXEYQSSPSPQQXEYQSSPSPQQQEYQPSSPQQQKYQSSPSPQQQEYQPSPSPLPQQQKYQPSSPQQQEYQSFPSPQQQDYQPSPSPLPQQQEYQSSPQQQEYQPSSPQQQEYQPSPSPQQQECQSSTS